ACTTTCGACTGTCGAAAGTACTCGGAAGCATACCGGTCAAGGGAACAATGAAAGACGTTTTATCGTCTTTTATCTAAAGAGAAATTCTCTGCAGATAAAAAACGATTTCCGGCCTTTGCCGGAAACGGCTACCGAAAACGGAGAGAACGCCTCTCCGTGAACACGGTTCCGAAGTCTGCCCAGCGGCAGGAAATCAGATCGCGTCGATGATAGCGTTGAGCGTTTTGGACGGACGCATCGCAGCTTCGGCTTTTGCATCATTGGGGTGAAAGTAACCGCCGATATCCTGCGGTTTGCCCGAAACTGCCATCAGCTCTTCCATGATTTTGGCTTCGTTGGCTTCCAACGCATCCGCTACGGGAGCGAATTTTGCAGCCAGTGCGGCATTGTTGCTGTTGGCCAGCGCGCGCGCCCAGTATTGTGCGACATAGAAGTGAGACGCACGGTTATCCGGCTCGCCCGCTTTACGTCCCGGTGCTTTGTTGTTGTCCAGGTAACCCTGGTTCGCAACGTCAAGCGCAGCCGTTACCGCAGCGAGATCCGCATTCGGATTTTTCTGTTCGATCATACGGAGCGACTCGGCCAATGCCAGGAACTCACCGAGTGAATCCCAACGGAGGTGACCCTCATTGAGGAACTGCTCGACGTGTTTCGGAGCCGATCCGCCCGCACCCGTTTCAAACAATCCGCCGCCGGCGAGCAACGGAACGATTGAAAGCATTTTAGCAGATGTTCCCAGCTCAAGGATCGGATACATGTCGGTCAGGTGGTCACGAAGAACGTTACCCGTTACCGCGATCGTGTTCAGGCCTTTGCGGATACGCTCGTTGGTGAAGCGTGTCGCAGCCGCGATGTCGAGGATATGAATCTCAAGACCTGCGGTGTTGAACTCCGGCATGTATTTTTTCACTTTTGCGATCATCTGCGCATCGTGTGCACGGTTTTCGTCCAACCAGAATACAACCGGGATTTTCTCGATCTGACCGCGTTCGAACGCGAGGCGGATCCAGTCTTTGATCGGGATGTCTTTTGCACGAGACATACGCCAGATATCCCCCGCTTCACAATCAAAGCTCATCAGTTCCGTACCGTCTGCTGCGGTAACGGTTACTTTTCCGGCTTCTGCAAGCTCGAAAGTTGTCGGATGTGAACCGTACTCTTCCGCTTTTTGGGCCATCAGACCGATGTTTTGCATCGTACCCATGGTTGCAACGTCGTACTGACCGTTTTTGACACAGTCTGCAACCATCTCGGCGTGGAACATCGCATAAGTAGAGTCGGGGATAACCGCCAGCGTCTCAAGCGCCGCACCCGTACGATCCCACTGCTTACCGCCTTCACGTACGACAACCGGCATCGAAGCATCGATGATGACGTCGTTCGGAGCGTTGAAGTTCGTCGTCCCTTTATCCGAGTCAACCATCGCGATTTTAGGAGCATCGGCATCGACAACCGCCTGGAATGCCGCTTTGATTTCGGCTTCTTTCGCGTGGCCTTTGATTTTTTTCTCCAGATCCGACATTCCTAGATTTGGATTAACACCTACTTCTTTGAAAACATCCGCATATTTCGCGAATACGTCTTCAAAGAAGATTTCGAATGCGTGACCGAACATGATCGGGTCGGAGATTTTCATCATCGTTGCTTTAAGGTGCAGCGACCAGATGACCCCTTTCTTTTTCGCCTCTTCGATCGATGCTTTGTAGAACGCGCGAAGTGCTTTGACCGACATGAATGTACCGTCAAGGACTTCCCCTTCCATCGCATCGATCGTTTTGAGCTCTTTGCCGTTGAGGGCGATCGTCACTTTTTGCGCTTTGTCCATAGTAACCGATTTTTCGTTACCGTAGAAGTCGCCTTTGCCGCCCATGTGCATTACGGCCGCTTTTGAATTCTCAGAGTAAGCGCGGAGTTTGTGCGGGTTTTTCTGAGCGAAGTTTTTAACCGCTTTCGCCGCACGGCGGTCCGAGTTACCTTCACGAAGAACCGGATTAACCGCTGAACCGAGACATGTCGCGTATTTGGCCTGAATCTCTTTTTCCGCATCGTTTGCAGGGTTTTCAGGGTAGTTGGGGATATTATACCCCTGAGACTGAAGCTCAGCGATACAATCTTTGAGCTGACCGACAGATGCCGAAATGTTTGGAAGCTTGATGATGTTACCTTCAGGCTTGACACAAAGCTCACCCAGTTTTGAAAGCTCGTCTTCAGCAAGGCCCATTGCTGAAAGAACACGCCCAGCAAGTGAAATGTCACTTTGCTCTAACTCAACGCCGCCCGCTGCACAAAATTTAGATGCAATCGGAAAGAATGAATAGGTTGCCAAAGCCGGGGCTTCATCGATTTTTGACCAAATGATTTTTGCCATCGGGTTCTCCTGTTTGTATTTTTATACGAGCATCATAACACTTACTGCGCCGATTTGACGTTTTGTAACTCCAACGAGGCCAAAAAGTTTGAAAAATGTTTCATTTTGTAGCATTTACTATGTTTTGCCTATGTGTAGAAAAGTAACTACTGTAAACATGCTCCCCATCTTTGCCTCTGACGAAATAGAGGTAGTCGGTCCGGGCCGGGTGGAGTGCCGCATCGATCGCTTCACGTGACACGTTACATACCGGATACTGGGGAAGACCTTTGTTTTTGTACGTATTATAGGGCGTTCTATCGGTTCTGATTCTGCGGGCAGTTACTTTTTGATGTGAAAATTCTCCGTAATTAAGTGTGCCGTCCATCTGCAGGCGCATCCCTTTTTTGATCCGGTTGTCGATGACCGAGCTCACATAAGGCATATCGCTCAAAGAAGAAGCTTCTTTTTGAATCACCGAAGCTTTTGTTACTATAGGTAACCATTTTTCCCGTGTATAGGCTATATTGTAATCCTCTGCCCACCCTTTTATGGTCTTTTCGGATTCGTTAAGGAGGTGGAGAATCAGCCGTTCTTCATCGATTTCGTTGGGGATGCTGTAGGTCTCGGGGACGAAATTGCCCTCTTTGTAGGGAGCATGGCGTTCATACGCTTCAACGAGGGCTTTTTTGTCCAGAGAAAGCTCCTCCGAGAGCTGGGAAAGGAAAATTTCGGTTGTCTCCCCCGGGATCAGGGTGATCTGACGCGTGGCGGCTTTGGCGGTGGTCAGGCGGTGCAGATAGGTGATGCGGCTCATTTTTTCCTCTTTGAGGTCGATCCACCCCTGCTGGGGATGTCCGAGCAGCCGGAGGATAAACGCATCGAACTTATGGACGTTGACCCCCTCGTTCTGGAGGTGTGATATACTTTTAAATACGGAACCTTTCGGAATATAGACGATTTTGGGGGATGTGACAGTAGAGAACAGGTAGCTCATGAAAGACGCGATTATCACAAAAGTGATCCCCACTATCCACAAAAGAATTGTTCTTTTCTTTTTTACACTCTTTTTTCTCGGCTTTTTCACGTTTATCGCTTTACTGGAGGGATTTGGGATCGACCGCCTCACTCTGGGAGGGGTAAAAATCGAGAAATTATATCTCAAATGGAACAATGCCCTCCTTATCAAAGCGTCCCGAGTCGACCTGAGCGGATACCGCGGCGACGGAGAGCCTGTTACCCTCAAACCGCTCGAGCGTCTTCCGCGCATCGTCCGCTGGGGTAACGACTGGGTCGAATCGATCCGGATCGATCAGATCCGTTACAAGCATTTAAGCGCGTCTCTCCGTTACGACCGCGATCAGGCCGGCACCGTCATTTTCAAAAACGGAAGGTCGTCGTGTCGGGGAGAGTTCCGCCTTGACGAACGCCATTTCCGTCTCGCATTCCCCCAATGTTCCGTGGGCGAGGCGAACGTCTCGTTTTCTCTGGCCATCGATCTGCCCCGACAGCTTCTGGATGCGCAGATGCGCCTCGCCCTCCCCCAAACACCCGAAATTCGCCTGAGTGCACAAGGTGATGCGCAAATGCTCCGCTTCCGCGCCGCCGCAGACACCCCGTTGCATACCCTTCGTCCCCTCGTCACCTTTTTGGACATCGATCCCGAAGTAGCCCCGTGGATCGCCGATTATGCAAAAGCCTCTTCGATCCGCCTGGATTCGATGGAGGGGCATTTCCGCTACGATGAACCGGGTGATCTGGTCAGGTCTTTGCATGCCCATGCGACCC
The DNA window shown above is from Campylobacterota bacterium and carries:
- the mltG gene encoding endolytic transglycosylase MltG — protein: MSYLFSTVTSPKIVYIPKGSVFKSISHLQNEGVNVHKFDAFILRLLGHPQQGWIDLKEEKMSRITYLHRLTTAKAATRQITLIPGETTEIFLSQLSEELSLDKKALVEAYERHAPYKEGNFVPETYSIPNEIDEERLILHLLNESEKTIKGWAEDYNIAYTREKWLPIVTKASVIQKEASSLSDMPYVSSVIDNRIKKGMRLQMDGTLNYGEFSHQKVTARRIRTDRTPYNTYKNKGLPQYPVCNVSREAIDAALHPARTDYLYFVRGKDGEHVYSSYFSTHRQNIVNATK
- a CDS encoding NADP-dependent isocitrate dehydrogenase, with product MAKIIWSKIDEAPALATYSFFPIASKFCAAGGVELEQSDISLAGRVLSAMGLAEDELSKLGELCVKPEGNIIKLPNISASVGQLKDCIAELQSQGYNIPNYPENPANDAEKEIQAKYATCLGSAVNPVLREGNSDRRAAKAVKNFAQKNPHKLRAYSENSKAAVMHMGGKGDFYGNEKSVTMDKAQKVTIALNGKELKTIDAMEGEVLDGTFMSVKALRAFYKASIEEAKKKGVIWSLHLKATMMKISDPIMFGHAFEIFFEDVFAKYADVFKEVGVNPNLGMSDLEKKIKGHAKEAEIKAAFQAVVDADAPKIAMVDSDKGTTNFNAPNDVIIDASMPVVVREGGKQWDRTGAALETLAVIPDSTYAMFHAEMVADCVKNGQYDVATMGTMQNIGLMAQKAEEYGSHPTTFELAEAGKVTVTAADGTELMSFDCEAGDIWRMSRAKDIPIKDWIRLAFERGQIEKIPVVFWLDENRAHDAQMIAKVKKYMPEFNTAGLEIHILDIAAATRFTNERIRKGLNTIAVTGNVLRDHLTDMYPILELGTSAKMLSIVPLLAGGGLFETGAGGSAPKHVEQFLNEGHLRWDSLGEFLALAESLRMIEQKNPNADLAAVTAALDVANQGYLDNNKAPGRKAGEPDNRASHFYVAQYWARALANSNNAALAAKFAPVADALEANEAKIMEELMAVSGKPQDIGGYFHPNDAKAEAAMRPSKTLNAIIDAI